A genomic stretch from Schaalia odontolytica includes:
- a CDS encoding fructosamine kinase family protein, producing MDTIRKADSRRGRIAYEVAGLAWLAEASDPGAAVVPVLDHGATWLEEPRLVSVAPTPRAAEDFGRALAHTHAAGASHLGAPPRGFEGDGWMGEACLSLPGGPKKASNGVVPQMGGGVPSDSAHPERSANGEAAQKRTLTSAESWGAFYARERIAPYLDDRTFAAAERALIEKLCERLESGVLDHGQPRLVADAIAAQRDVGAARTHGDLWSGNVMWTPEGAVLIDPAAQGGHAEEDLAALAVFGCPHYERILAAYDEASPLEDGWRERVALHQAHIIMIHCAVFGRSYVPEAVAIARRYA from the coding sequence ATGGACACCATCAGGAAAGCGGATAGCCGCCGCGGACGGATCGCCTACGAGGTCGCGGGGCTTGCTTGGCTCGCCGAGGCCTCGGACCCTGGCGCAGCCGTCGTGCCCGTCCTCGATCACGGCGCGACGTGGCTCGAGGAGCCTCGCCTGGTCTCTGTCGCGCCAACCCCGCGAGCCGCCGAGGACTTTGGCCGCGCCCTCGCCCATACGCACGCCGCCGGAGCCAGCCACCTGGGTGCGCCGCCGCGCGGCTTCGAGGGCGACGGCTGGATGGGGGAGGCTTGCCTGTCCCTGCCTGGTGGTCCCAAGAAAGCCAGCAATGGCGTCGTACCTCAAATGGGGGGAGGCGTGCCCAGTGATAGCGCTCATCCCGAGCGATCCGCGAACGGCGAGGCGGCGCAGAAACGTACCCTGACCTCGGCGGAATCCTGGGGCGCGTTCTACGCGCGTGAGCGCATCGCCCCCTACCTCGACGACCGCACCTTCGCGGCCGCTGAACGTGCTCTCATCGAAAAACTCTGCGAGCGCCTCGAGTCGGGCGTGCTCGACCATGGCCAGCCCCGCCTCGTCGCCGACGCGATCGCCGCGCAAAGGGACGTGGGCGCCGCCCGCACCCACGGCGACCTGTGGAGCGGCAACGTCATGTGGACGCCGGAGGGTGCCGTCCTTATCGACCCCGCCGCCCAAGGCGGACACGCCGAGGAGGACCTCGCGGCCCTTGCCGTCTTCGGATGCCCGCACTACGAGCGGATCCTCGCCGCCTACGACGAGGCCTCGCCCCTGGAGGATGGCTGGCGCGAGCGCGTTGCCTTGCACCAGGCGCACATCATCATGATTCACTGCGCGGTTTTTGGGCGCTCCTACGTTCCCGAGGCCGTCGCCATCGCGCGCAGGTACGCCTGA
- a CDS encoding molybdopterin molybdotransferase MoeA has translation MRSVADFYQDCMAVAHALPPLDVQLADAVSCVLAEDVQAPFNLPVADLSACDGYAVRIRDCEGATLEKPVTLPVTEEIRAGAVDPAALVPGTAIRIASGAPMPTGAEAVVSLEFTDHGIAQVALRTAPASGENIRRRAEDVAQGDTVLRSGTRIGARQMALLAGVGRDRVLVHPRPRVVIISIGDEIVEPGGEARPGTVFDANGHALSTAVADAGAQTFRVAAVPDERARLRETIEDQLVRADLILTTGGISYGSGDTVREVLGTLGTVRFDNVAAWPGHIMGVGTVGGEDGRPGTPIVCLPGDPVSAQVCFEVFVRPALRHMQGWTAVNRPVVRAAIDRSWYSPRGRREFVRVRLTGSPRSGYNAAVMGTPASLLLSALADSNALAVVPEDVTTVRAGDTLQCLVLE, from the coding sequence ATGCGAAGCGTTGCCGACTTCTACCAGGACTGCATGGCCGTTGCCCACGCGCTGCCGCCGCTTGACGTTCAGCTCGCTGACGCGGTCAGCTGCGTGCTCGCAGAGGACGTACAGGCACCCTTTAACCTCCCGGTTGCCGACCTGTCGGCGTGCGACGGATACGCCGTCCGCATCCGCGACTGCGAGGGAGCCACCCTGGAGAAGCCGGTGACGCTTCCAGTCACCGAGGAGATCCGCGCCGGTGCCGTCGACCCGGCAGCGCTCGTCCCCGGCACAGCGATCCGCATCGCGTCCGGCGCGCCCATGCCCACGGGGGCCGAGGCCGTGGTCTCCCTCGAGTTCACGGACCACGGCATCGCCCAGGTTGCCCTGCGCACGGCCCCCGCCAGCGGCGAGAACATTCGCCGCCGCGCGGAGGATGTCGCCCAGGGCGACACCGTCCTGCGTTCGGGTACTCGTATCGGTGCCCGCCAGATGGCGCTCCTCGCCGGCGTGGGACGCGACCGCGTGCTGGTACACCCGCGCCCGCGCGTCGTCATCATCTCTATCGGCGACGAGATCGTCGAGCCCGGAGGGGAGGCGCGTCCCGGCACCGTCTTCGATGCCAACGGTCACGCCCTGTCGACCGCCGTCGCCGACGCGGGGGCGCAGACTTTCCGCGTCGCCGCCGTCCCGGACGAGCGAGCCCGCCTACGTGAGACCATCGAGGACCAGCTGGTGCGCGCCGACCTGATTCTGACGACCGGCGGCATCTCCTACGGCAGCGGCGACACCGTCCGCGAGGTCCTGGGTACACTTGGCACGGTTCGCTTCGACAATGTTGCCGCATGGCCCGGCCACATCATGGGTGTGGGCACCGTCGGCGGTGAAGACGGCCGTCCCGGCACGCCCATCGTCTGCCTGCCCGGTGACCCCGTGTCCGCCCAGGTGTGCTTCGAGGTCTTCGTCCGCCCCGCGCTGCGCCACATGCAGGGCTGGACCGCCGTCAATCGCCCCGTCGTGCGTGCCGCGATCGACCGCTCCTGGTACTCCCCGCGTGGCCGCCGTGAGTTCGTGCGTGTGCGCCTGACCGGCTCTCCGCGTTCCGGATACAACGCTGCCGTCATGGGCACCCCGGCCTCGTTGCTCCTGTCCGCGCTCGCGGACTCGAACGCGCTGGCGGTCGTGCCCGAGGATGTGACGACGGTGCGCGCGGGTGACACCCTTCAGTGCCTGGTCCTCGAATGA
- a CDS encoding GNAT family N-acetyltransferase, with product MRYLFRRSPRVWGRDIDMLTLRVVDPVGRGFLRPGPDGVANPRELVVRPVCGDEHRALDTVRRTDGHWLRPWEATLPPETLEHIPTFSQYVRRADRDHREGTGLVFGVQIDGRYVGQFSISNVHWGAMSSGMLGYWIVSQWAGRGLGSLVAGLVLDLVVGELGLHRIEVCVRPENERSLGVCRGLGLVEEGLRPRFMHIGGQWADHIAFSIDTESLPQGGLVQRRWGRSAID from the coding sequence ATGAGGTATCTGTTCCGTCGCTCCCCGCGCGTGTGGGGGCGCGACATCGACATGCTCACGCTGCGGGTGGTTGACCCCGTCGGCCGCGGGTTCCTGCGTCCCGGCCCCGATGGCGTCGCCAATCCGCGTGAGCTCGTCGTGCGTCCCGTGTGCGGCGACGAGCACCGTGCCCTCGATACCGTGCGCCGCACCGACGGACACTGGCTGCGCCCGTGGGAGGCTACCCTGCCGCCCGAGACCCTGGAGCACATTCCCACTTTTTCGCAGTATGTGCGTCGCGCGGATCGGGATCATCGCGAGGGAACCGGCCTAGTTTTCGGCGTCCAGATCGATGGGCGCTATGTTGGTCAGTTTTCGATCTCGAACGTGCACTGGGGTGCGATGTCCTCGGGGATGCTCGGCTACTGGATCGTCTCGCAATGGGCGGGTCGAGGCCTTGGATCCCTGGTCGCGGGTCTCGTCCTCGATCTGGTGGTAGGTGAACTCGGGCTGCATCGCATCGAGGTGTGCGTGCGCCCGGAGAACGAGCGTTCCCTGGGTGTGTGCCGAGGCCTCGGCCTGGTCGAGGAGGGCCTGCGTCCCCGCTTCATGCACATCGGAGGGCAGTGGGCGGATCATATTGCATTCTCTATTGATACTGAGTCCCTGCCGCAGGGCGGGCTCGTGCAGCGTCGCTGGGGTCGCTCCGCGATCGACTAA
- a CDS encoding UTP--glucose-1-phosphate uridylyltransferase, which yields MSDKNQPVVHAVVPSAGRGTRFLPITKSVPKEMLPVVDRPSIEYIVREATDAGIEDILFVTRAGKQSIEDYFDAEPGLEADLEKAGKKAALEYVNEYKKYARVHSVRQGHPLGLGHAILQAKSHVGDAPCAVLLPDDLMEPGSQLLRKMIQVRSALGGTVVALLKVTPEQATAYASTAVEVLPIPEGVDLEEGQLMRITDVTEKPPLEEVKSEYAVVGRYLLDPAVFTALESIEPGVGGEYQLTDGYARMIDLPEEEGGGLYGVVIDERRFDTGDKLGYLEANVTLALEDPALGAELKEFLRSKLED from the coding sequence ATGTCAGATAAAAACCAGCCCGTAGTGCACGCCGTCGTCCCCTCGGCCGGTCGCGGAACCCGCTTCCTGCCCATCACGAAGTCCGTGCCCAAGGAAATGTTGCCCGTCGTCGACCGTCCCTCGATCGAGTACATCGTGCGAGAGGCCACGGATGCCGGCATCGAAGACATCCTCTTCGTCACCCGCGCCGGCAAGCAGTCGATTGAAGACTACTTCGACGCAGAACCCGGCCTCGAGGCCGACCTCGAGAAGGCGGGCAAGAAAGCGGCCCTCGAGTACGTCAACGAGTACAAGAAGTACGCGCGCGTCCACTCCGTGCGTCAGGGACACCCCCTGGGCCTGGGCCACGCGATCCTGCAGGCCAAGTCCCACGTGGGCGACGCCCCCTGCGCCGTCCTGCTGCCGGACGATCTCATGGAGCCCGGATCGCAGCTGCTGCGCAAGATGATCCAGGTGCGCTCCGCCCTGGGCGGCACCGTCGTCGCCCTTCTGAAGGTCACCCCCGAGCAGGCCACCGCCTACGCGTCGACCGCCGTCGAGGTCCTGCCGATCCCCGAGGGCGTCGACCTCGAAGAAGGTCAGCTCATGCGCATCACCGACGTCACCGAGAAGCCCCCGCTCGAAGAGGTCAAGTCCGAGTACGCGGTCGTCGGCCGCTACCTGCTCGACCCGGCTGTCTTCACGGCCCTCGAGAGTATCGAACCGGGTGTCGGTGGTGAGTATCAGCTCACAGATGGGTACGCGCGCATGATCGACCTCCCCGAAGAAGAGGGTGGAGGGTTGTACGGTGTAGTCATCGACGAGCGACGCTTCGACACCGGGGACAAACTCGGCTACCTCGAAGCCAACGTTACGCTCGCCCTTGAGGACCCGGCGCTTGGAGCGGAACTCAAGGAGTTCCTGCGCTCCAAGCTCGAGGACTGA